A single window of Lolium rigidum isolate FL_2022 unplaced genomic scaffold, APGP_CSIRO_Lrig_0.1 contig_18186_1, whole genome shotgun sequence DNA harbors:
- the LOC124680512 gene encoding L-type lectin-domain containing receptor kinase SIT2-like translates to MKFFSLHLLLSLGLHLATIVTGDSQLLYFGFTGTNLTVDDTATITSNGLLELTNGTANCKGHSFYPTPLHFRRSPNGTVQSFSVTFVFGIRSSYLSMTQHGLAFVISPSKNFSDALPNQYLGLTNTMKNGSPTIHFFAVEIDTALNIEFQDMNANHVGIDINSLNSAKSYYAGYYDDKSGSFQNLSLNSAEAKQVWVEYSGEAKEINVTIAAALGMAKPVRPLISYNYDLSEVLQEPSYVGFSSSTGAVDSRSRHYVLGWSFSINRPAQVIDITKLPKLPRQGPKPRPILLEVILPIATATFIIVSGSITIFVVRRQLRYSELKEDWEVEFGPHRFSYKDLYNATEGFNGKHLLGVGGFDKVYKGVLPSSKLEVAVKKVSHESRQGMMEFIAEVVSIGRIRHRNLVLLLGYCRRKGELLLVYDYMSNGSLDKYLYYDEYNTLNWAQRFRIIKGIATGLLYLHEKWEKVVIHRDIKAGNVLLDSEMNGRLGDFGLARLYDHDTDL, encoded by the coding sequence ATGAAGTTCTTCTCTCTGCACCTTCTCCTTTCCCTTGGCCTTCACCTTGCAACCATCGTCACTGGCGATAGCCAACTTCTATACTTTGGCTTCACTGGCACTAACCTTACCGTCGATGACACTGCTACAATCACATCGAACGGCCTTCTTGAGCTGACTAACGGCACAGCTAATTGCAAAGGTCATTCATTCTACCCAACTCCATTACACTTCCGTAGGTCACCCAATGGTACTGTGCAGTCCTTCTCCGTCACCTTTGTGTTCGGCATCCGCTCTAGCTACCTCAGCATGACCCAACATGGCTTGGCCTTCGTTATCTCTCCAAGCAAGAACTTCTCAGATGCATTGCCAAACCAATACTTAGGTCTCACAAATACTATGAAAAACGGCAGCCCAACCATCCATTTCTTTGCTGTTGAGATTGACACCGCCCTAAACATTGAGTTCCAAGACATGAATGCCAACCACGTAGGCATAGACATCAATAGCCTCAACTCTGCAAAGTCCTACTATGCAGGCTATTATGATGATAAGAGTGGTAGCTTCCAAAATCTAAGTCTTAATAGTGCTGAAGCAAAACAAGTATGGGTGGAATATAGTGGAGAAGCAAAGGAAATCAACGTGACCATAGCTGCTGCCCTTGGAATGGCGAAACCTGtacggccattgatctcatacaaCTATGACCTCTCAGAAGTGTTGCAGGAGCCGTCATACGTCGGCTTCTCATCATCAACAGGTGCAGTCGACTCACGCTCACGGCACTATGTGCTCGGCTGGAGCTTCAGCATAAACAGGCCAGCTCAAGTGATTGACATCACCAAACTACCCAAACTACCTCGTCAGGGCCCAAAGCCTCGACCAATACTCTTGGAAGTCATCCTACCGATAGCAACTGCGACGTTCATTATTGTTTCAGGTTCCATCACAATTTTTGTTGTGAGGAGGCAGCTGCGGTACTCCGAGCTAAAAGAAGATTGGGAAGTTGAGTTTGGGCCACATCGGTTCTCATACAAGGATTTGTATAATGCCACCGAAGGATTTAATGGGAAGCACCTACTAGGTGTTGGAGGATTCGACAAGGTATATAAAGGAGTGCTCCCATCATCTAAATTAGAGGTTGCTGTGAAGAAGGTGTCCCATGAATCAAGGCAGGGTATGATGGAGTTCATTGCTGAGGTTGTCAGCATTGGCCGCATTCGACACCGCAACCTTGTTCTGTTACTTGGCTATTGCAGGAGAAAAGGTGAACTTCTTCTAGTATATGATTACATGTCAAATGGTAGTCTTGATAAGTATTTGtactatgatgagtacaacacacTTAATTGGGCTCAGAGGTTTCGGATCATCAAAGGCATTGCAACAGGTCTTCTCTACCTCCATGAGAAGTGGGAGAAAGTTGTCATACATCGTGATATCAAGGCAGGTAATGTGCTTCTTGATAGTGAAATGAATGGACGCCTAGGTGATTTCGGTCTCGCAAGATTGTACGACCATGACACTGATCTATAG